In Rissa tridactyla isolate bRisTri1 chromosome 24 unlocalized genomic scaffold, bRisTri1.patW.cur.20221130 SUPER_24_unloc_1, whole genome shotgun sequence, the genomic stretch GCCTCAAACCGGGGGAGCAGGTCGGGCTGGCGCTGCCTCCCGGGGACTCGGCGTTGGGAGCGAGCCGCCGGGCACCCGCGGTGCTCTGGCATCCGGCGTCCACCGAGGTGAGAGTGTTTGGAAGAGGCGATGCTCTTGTGCCACCGGTTGCCGATGGCGTTGGGGGGTCGCAGGGAGAGCCCCTTCCACCAGATACCGCTTAACCCCGCTGATGGGAAACGGTGTCAGCACTCGGAACCCCCAGCGGCGAAGGCTGCACCGAGGCGGTGTGGTTCTTTGATCTTGCTGTGTCCCCCGGACGGGTCTGAGCTGGAAAGAGTGACGTGCGTTTCGTTTCTGCAGGGTCCGGAACAGAGTCTGACAGCGATGAATCCGTACCAGAGCTCGAAGAGCAAGACTCCACACAGGCCACGACGCAGCAGGCACAGGTAGGGCAGGTGACACGTGCCAGCACGTCCCTGCGCCCAGCGGTGGCCGAGCAGGGTCCCTGCCGGTGCTGCCGCCTCGGGATTATCATGGGTCCCTCTTGTTTTCTCTCCGTGCAgcttgcagcagcagctgaaatagATGAAGAACCCGttagcaaagcaaaacagagccGGAGCGAAAAGAAAGCGCGGAAGGTGAGGAGGGATGGCGGACGGACCAAACCCGCGTGCGGCAAACACCCTGCCCGCGGGGAGCCGAGCTTTGCCTCGGGGTCTGGGATTCCCCAGCGCCGGGGTCGTCGCCCCATGAGCCCTGTTCGGGGCTGCAGCTCCTCGTCTTCCGCCCCTGCACGGCACCAGCCGGGAGTTTGGGAGCTGAGGGAGGTTTGTGCGACTCCCCGCCCTCGTCAGCCCCCAGGCAGGGGGATGCCCCGTTGACGGGCAAAACCCTCGTGTCTGGAGGGCTCGAGGTGGTGCTGCGGATCTCGCCGGTCCTGGGACTAGAGAGTTCCCTCCCAGGCGCCCAGCGCAGTGTCAGGCTGAAAGCCCGGGGATGTTTCCCTGCAGCAGTAAAACGCGCGTTTTCGTGTGTTTGAGCGCACTGATCATTGCACCCGCGTCCGGAGAGCAGCTGAGCGGACGCGTCCTTTCACGGGCTGGGCTGGACTCCCCTCGCTTACCTTTCTCTCGTGTTTTTCAGGCAATGTCTAAACTGGGCCTTCGCCAGGTGACGGGAGTAACCAGAGTCACCATCCGGAAATCTAAGAACATCCTCTTTGTCATCACAAAGCCAGACGTGTACAAGAGCCCGGCGTCAGACACCTACATAGTCTTTGGGGAAGCCAAGGTGAGCTGACTGTGCGGTGTCTGGCAGCCGCGTTAATCCGCGCTCGCGGCAGCCGGGCCGCTTAGCTGGGCTTCCTCCTCGCCACCTGTGCCCCgtggctgccgccgccgccgccgggtcCCAGCTGCTGTGTGGCCCCCGAGGGGTGCGGGCAGCCCGGGGTCCGTGCCGAGCGCTGGCTCCCCGGCTGGGTTGCGCGGCAGAGCCGTTGGACGCGCTGGCGCCGCTGCGGCTCTGAGCCCGCGTGCTGACGTCCCGCTCTGCGCCGGGCTGGCCTCGCTTACAGCTTTTTCCCTCCTCCAGATCGAAGACCTGTCCCAGCAGGCCCAGCTGGCAGCTGCCGAAAAGTTCAAAGTGCAAGGAGAAGCCGTTTCAAACATCCAAGAAAACACACAGACCCCCACCGTGCAGGAGGAGAGCGAGGAAGAAGAGGTAACGCTGTCTCtgcggggccgggctgcgggcCTGCTGCCTTAACGCGCGTCCTGCGAAGCGTCCCGAGTTTGTGTGAAGAGccgtggttttctttttccctcatcCATGTCTTCGTTGTGACGGCAAAAGGAGAGCGCAGGGTCCTCGCCCAGGAGGGGCTGGTCCCGGGCTCTGCCAGGGGAccgtccccagggctgggcagcgcCTGTTTCGCCTCCCGGCTTCTGTCGGTGTGGCCCGAGTGGGGCTGCCCCAGTCCGGACGGTCCCGTTTTCCTCTGCCAGACACGGAGCAAACCGTGCGTCGGGCTGACCTGAATCCCGGCCTCTGTCTCCTTTAGGTTGACGAAACCGGTGTCGAGGTGAAAGACATTGAGCTGGTGATGTCGCAGGCGAACGTGTCCCGAGCGAAGGCGGTCCGTGCCCTGAAGAACAACAGTAACGATATTGTAAATGCGATAATGGTGAGTGTCTGCCCGGCGCCCGGCGAGGAGGGAGAGCGGTTTGCGCTGGGGGAACGGGTGGCGCGGTATCTCCCCGCTGCTGCAAGCCAGGCCTGAGCTCGGGGCTGCGAGCGGAGGGACGTGCCTCCCGCCTGCAGCCGCGGTGCCGGATCTGCCGCGGGTCGGAGGCcgggctgcggggcccggctggcTCCTAACGCGTCTTTCTTCTCCCTGCAGGAGTTGACGATGTAGCTGCCAGAGAGAGGAGCCTTTTTTGGTGTTTCAGAGAAGAGTAAAATACGACTAAATTTAAAATTTGTACTATTTCTATCAATTAATAAAAGTTGTGGCTTATTGTTGGTGAAACACTTTCTGCTCCCTGTtggctctgctgccctccccctcccctccctggtcGCCGAGGCCCCAGGGTGGAGCCTTCCTCCCGGGAAGATCTCGGCGATCCCGTCCGGCCCCAGCGGAAGAACACCTGCCCCTTCCCACATTTCCTTCCTGTCCCCAAGGTCGCGTGGCCACGAGCCCTGGAGCCAGCACTGTCCCTGGGACGCTGAGGCGAGGGGTCCCCTGTGGGGCgtcacctccctcagcccccccgggggggtccctgctgTCACCGCGGGCTCCTCCTTGCGTCCCCGCAGCCGTGGGACAGGGACGGATGGGGACATTGCGCCGCTTCCAGCCGGATCGAAGGGAGGCTCGGTGGGGTCCTGTCCCGCCGTGTCGCCCCCCGTGCGGCAGAAGGGGCTGCGCGTGGCCCGTGCTGCCCCGGGGAGCTGCGGCTGGCGTGGGGCGGGGGGACCGAGCTGACGTCCCCCCACCCGCAGCCCTGAGTCTCACGAAATGCAGAGGCTGGAGGTGGGAAAACGGGCACCCGGCTGCCGTTGGGCAGCTCGTTTTCTCCCCTGTGCCGTCAAAGCCGGGGTTTGTAACGGCTCGTTAAAGCTGATGAGCGACGCGGCAGCCGGCGAGAGGCTCCGGGTGCCGGCTGGGATCCGGCGTTACCCTGTGCCGTGGCGCTGGCAGAGCCCGAGGCGGGGGATCGGGCCGGCGAGGTGTTGCGCAGCGACGTCTGACAGTTTTAATTAAGCAACCAGAGAGCTGCTGGCccaggagcagccatgggatttCAGAGCTTCCAGCCCCGGGAGGTGGGATCCGGAGGCTGCGGGCGGGAGTGGggcccagagaggccccgtctgCTCGGCACGGAGCTGAGCTTCCATCACGGCTGCGTCCCGGCTGCCGGCACGAGCAGGAGGGAACCCCCGATTTGGCCCCGGGTTTTACACCCCGGCGCGGAGGTGGGGGCCGGGTGCTCGTGCTCCCCAAATGCTGCTCCCCGTGAGCAGCCGCCGGCTCCGTCGCTGCGACACCGCTGGCGTGAGTCACTGCGTCTCCCGGGCAAaacgcctctttttttttttggtgagacgCGATCACGGATTGAGGAACCCGCAACAATTAATCgtcgttcagacaattattctctcaccccatggcccctccccacccaggaaggggaatcggggaaaaacaaggaaatccGAGGGTTGAAATGGAAGCAGATTTATTAgagtaagactaaataattaacatcaaTAATACTGAAGTACCAATATCGACCCCGATACCAATACCAGGATCgtccccagcccattccatcagcaggaagccgtgtgCTCCCGGcaaatgtgggaccctgcgagcgctgcggcttcgggaggaagggaagggctgaggGCTCCGAcaccggggcgaggagttctCGGGgtggcagagagaggagagaactcctcagcaaactttctaatttctctgGAATGTGCCGTTCCTGGTATgcaataaccctgttggcagcttggggcgagcgcccgggtctcgctcctcctcgtcccctcACCCGGggagcttgaaaacactgagaccttgaaacccgcaccccagagctggctttGGGGTGAATATTTCCACCAATTCAGACACCAGAggcttctaaaagtgcagttttcccaagcattaggaGAGAAATCAATCCTGCGTCGCTCAAACCTGGACAGACGCGTGCTGGGGGAAGGCCCAGCACCTCCGTCCTCTCCTGCaacgctgctggggctggtgtggCGGCCGGGACCAGGCCTGAGGGGGCAACGGGACCAGGCCCGTGGAGGGGCCGGGACCAGGCCTGAGGGGGCAACGGGACCAGGCCCGTGGAGGGGCCGGGACCAGGCCTGGGGGGGGAGCAGGACCAGGCCCGGGGGAGGGGAAACGGAACCAGGCCCAGGGGGTGCTGCCAAGACCGGGCCCACGGGGGGAGGGCAGACGGGGCCCTGCGGCCCCAGGGGGTCCGGGACCAGACCCGGCGGTGGAGCCCAGTCGGGAGCGGGCCGGGAGCGGGTCCGTGCGCGGACGAGACCCCGGTTCAGTCCGTTCCGCTCGGACCCGCTGCCGCCCCGCGGGGTCCCGGCccaggcccggcggcggcggcggcggcgtaaGGGGCGGGAGGGTCGCGCGCTGCCCCGTCGCCACGGCaaccgccggccccgcccccccccccccccccgtcgccCAGCGCGCCTGCGCGGCGAGAAGCTGCTagaagggaggagggagcgggcgcgcgcgcggggccggggggggcgcgcggcggggcgCGCATGCGCAGGGGcgcgcggcggcgcggcgggtaTTTTGCTGCGTCACCAGCGCTgggcgccgccgctgccgcgcGCGCGGGGCATTGTGGGAGCGAGGCCGCCCCGAGCCCCgagcccgccgccgctgccggagACACGGGCCTgacccgcgccgccgccccgacCCGCCGCCCCGACCCGCCGCCGGGCCCACGCCCTCAGGAGCGCCAGCCGGAGCCGCCGCCATCCGCCATGTGAggtcccgggggtggggggcgccgtcCCGTGAGGC encodes the following:
- the NACA gene encoding nascent polypeptide-associated complex subunit alpha isoform X2 — protein: MPGEATETVPATEQELPQPQAETAPAALPPAAPVTAPAAPPGSGTESDSDESVPELEEQDSTQATTQQAQLAAAAEIDEEPVSKAKQSRSEKKARKAMSKLGLRQVTGVTRVTIRKSKNILFVITKPDVYKSPASDTYIVFGEAKIEDLSQQAQLAAAEKFKVQGEAVSNIQENTQTPTVQEESEEEEVDETGVEVKDIELVMSQANVSRAKAVRALKNNSNDIVNAIMELTM
- the NACA gene encoding nascent polypeptide-associated complex subunit alpha isoform X3, encoding MPGEATETVPATEQELPQPQAETGSGTESDSDESVPELEEQDSTQATTQQAQLAAAAEIDEEPVSKAKQSRSEKKARKAMSKLGLRQVTGVTRVTIRKSKNILFVITKPDVYKSPASDTYIVFGEAKIEDLSQQAQLAAAEKFKVQGEAVSNIQENTQTPTVQEESEEEEVDETGVEVKDIELVMSQANVSRAKAVRALKNNSNDIVNAIMELTM